A region from the Cannabis sativa cultivar Pink pepper isolate KNU-18-1 chromosome 9, ASM2916894v1, whole genome shotgun sequence genome encodes:
- the LOC133031279 gene encoding uncharacterized mitochondrial protein AtMg00810-like, whose translation MKELGELKHFLGLEVDRTKEGLFLCQLKYAKDLLQRFRMLECKPISTPMEANVKLCAHAGKDLQDGAMYRQLVGSLIYLTLTRPDISYAVGVVSRYMEQPKKSHLEVVRRILRYVKDTINYGLFYKKGDEVKIIGYCDADYAGDHDT comes from the coding sequence ATGAAGGAGCTTGGAGAATTGAAACACTTCCTTGGATTAGAAGTTGACCGAACTAAGGAAGGTTTATTTCTTTGTCAGCTAAAGTATGCGAAAGATTTGCTGCAAAGATTTAGAATGCTCGAGTGCAAGCCCATCTCAACACCTATGGAAGCTAATGTTAAGCTATGTGCTCATGCTGGAAAGGACTTGCAAGATGGAGCAATGTATCGACAACTAGTGGGAAGTCTAATCTACCTTACATTGACTCGACCAGATATTTCTTATGCAGTTGGAGTAGTAAGTcgatatatggagcaaccaaagAAGTCACATTTGGAAGTAGTACGACGAATACTGAGGTATGTCAAAGATACCATTAACTATGGTCTCTTCTATAAGAAAGGGGATGAGGTTAAGATCATTGGCTACTGCGATGCTGATTATGCTGGTGATCATGATACCTGA
- the LOC115722999 gene encoding auxin-induced protein PCNT115-like, which yields MASKVKTIKLGSQGLEVSAQGLGCMGMSAFYGPPKPEPEMINLIHHAINSGVTFLDTSDIYGPFINEILIGKALKGEIREKVQLATKFGVKLSEDLKMEIHGEPAYVRAACEASLKRLGVDCIDLYYQHRIDTTVPIEVTVGELKKLVEEGKVKYIGLSEASASTIRRAHAVHPISAIQLEWSLWNRDVEDEIIPVCRELGIGIVAYSPLGMGFLSSGSKLLDTLSNDDIRKTHLPKLQPENILHNQKIFDRVNEIATRKGCSPSKLALAWVHHQGNDVSPIPGTTKIENFNQNIEALSLKLTPEELVELDSIASAHAVKGDTYDKSASTWRNSETPPLSSWKLE from the exons ATGGCTTCTAAAGTAAAGACAATCAAACTTGGGTCGCAAGGCCTTGAGGTCTCCGCTCAGGGCCTAGGCTGTATGGGCATGTCCGCCTTCTACGGCCCACCAAAGCCTGAACCAGAGATGATCAATCTCATCCACCATGCCATTAATTCCGGCGTCACCTTTCTTGACACCTCTGACATTTACGGGCCATTCATTAATGAAATCCTTATCGGAAAG GCGCTTAAAGGGGAAATTAGAGAGAAGGTTCAGTTGGCTACAAAATTTGGAGTGAAATTGTCGGAGGATTTGAAGATGGAGATTCATGGGGAGCCGGCTTATGTGAGAGCTGCGTGTGAAGCTAGCCTGAAGCGACTGGGTGTGGATTGTATCGATCTCTATTACCAGCATCGTATAGATACTACTGTCCCAATTGAAGTCACG gttGGGGAGTTGAAGAAATTAGTTGAAGAGGGTAAGGTGAAGTACATTGGTTTGTCAGAGGCCTCAGCTTCAACCATAAGAAGAGCTCATgcagttcatccaatttcagCCATCCAGCTGGAGTGGTCCTTGTGGAATAGAGATGTTGAGGATGAAATTATTCCTGTCTGTAG GGAACTAGGCATTGGTATTGTTGCATACAGTCCGCTAGGCATGGGATTCTTATCATCTGGCTCTAAACTTCTAGATACTTTATCCAATGATGACATTCGGAAG ACCCATCTTCCAAAATTACAACCCGAAAACATTTTacataatcaaaagatatttgATCGAGTGAATGAAATTGCGACAAGAAAAGGATGCAGTCCATCAAAGTTAGCATTGGCATGGGTCCACCACCAAGGAAATGATGTGAGTCCCATCCCAGGAACCACAAAGATAGAAAATTTCAATCAAAATATTGAAGCCCTGTCACTGAAACTTACACCAGAAGAATTGGTTGAGCTTGATTCAATTGCTTCCGCACATGCTGTCAAAGGTGATACATATGATAAGTCTGCAAGTACTTGGAGGAACTCTGAAACTCCACCATTATCATCATGGAAGTTGGAGTGA